A region of Periplaneta americana isolate PAMFEO1 chromosome 16, P.americana_PAMFEO1_priV1, whole genome shotgun sequence DNA encodes the following proteins:
- the LOC138691322 gene encoding uncharacterized protein isoform X3, with protein MTDVIKMEPALDLLGLQLHDNTYEMEGNEPLSEEGNLSHLEMTGMKTECGDYNYDINAEMKVEDSIRMSTRFPMMKSEVYEDSFDLDRVQQEQKVEASTEEDKVLSERI; from the exons atgacggaTGTGATCAAAATGGAACCTGCACTTGATCTGCTGGGCTTACAACTACATGATAACACATACGAAATGGAAGGAAATGAGCCTTTATCAGAG GAAGGGAATTTATCGCATCTGGAAATGACAGGCATGAAGACTGAATGCGGGGACTACAACTATGATATAAATGCAGAGATGAAAGTTGAAGACTCCATTCGAATGTCTACTAGATTTCCTATGATGAAATCTGAAGTTTAT GAAGATTCGTTCGATTTGGACAGAGTTCAGCAGGAACAGAAAGTGGAAGCGTCTACAGAGGAGGATAAAGTGTTGTCTGAGAG AATTTAA
- the LOC138691322 gene encoding uncharacterized protein isoform X2, whose protein sequence is MTDVIKMEPALDLLGLQLHDNTYEMEGNEPLSEEGNLSHLEMTGMKTECGDYNYDINAEMKVEDSIRMSTRFPMMKSEVYEDSFDLDRVQQEQKVEASTEEDKVLSERSLDSIT, encoded by the exons atgacggaTGTGATCAAAATGGAACCTGCACTTGATCTGCTGGGCTTACAACTACATGATAACACATACGAAATGGAAGGAAATGAGCCTTTATCAGAG GAAGGGAATTTATCGCATCTGGAAATGACAGGCATGAAGACTGAATGCGGGGACTACAACTATGATATAAATGCAGAGATGAAAGTTGAAGACTCCATTCGAATGTCTACTAGATTTCCTATGATGAAATCTGAAGTTTAT GAAGATTCGTTCGATTTGGACAGAGTTCAGCAGGAACAGAAAGTGGAAGCGTCTACAGAGGAGGATAAAGTGTTGTCTGAGAG